A genomic stretch from Flavobacteriales bacterium includes:
- a CDS encoding methyltransferase domain-containing protein translates to MMLPRWVHKLLMFAVFQWHLAFAIVIDRFNTPAVLWSFAGLWLIFLIQWADREISVKRMIALGMLFRGIYLLTFPELSDDVFRYLWDGMLTNEGISPYAIVPNEWAEAGLGESFGQMLHQLNSPDYYSVYPPVLQSIFAASVWLGDGKLLSSVIALRGFVLVAEFGSMLLIWKLLQAWRLNTRNLMLYALNPLVIIEFAGSLHGEVFMVFFLLLSLWLLTSPSPFLRQAQDRLFPGGEKTPLPSASPQRGESGKRVLGRSVSSPPFWGGVRGGALSAIAFGLSIGTKLLPLLFLPFYIKRLGWWKTAIYGGIAMLVTGLLFIPFWTPDLLANVSASLRLYFANFEFNPSLYHLIRSVGFWVVGYNIIGQTAVWLPRVVLLIILLIALLNKEKEMRSLPKLMLLAWFTYYAFATTVHPWYIAVLAAFLPFVKYRFALVWLMLIPLSYHVYGSTDFHENGWLLAAEYVPVYVWLGFELGLLRPLQRWWALRRAEVKRKRLLPLLMDRDSSLRSESQEPLKLLEGDPSLRSGKQQELSVLDIGAGNGALVKLLNEEGMKLSAIDIEDKSLFNDVHVQVYDGAKFPFGDRQFDVCQLITMLHHTTNAEELVREAKRVSHRIIIMEDIYENPFQKYITWFTDSLVNWEFFGHPHTNRTDAEWRELFERNGLVVETVEYYRFLVFFKQVTYVLSHTETQRRGEKS, encoded by the coding sequence ATGATGCTGCCGCGATGGGTGCATAAACTCCTGATGTTTGCGGTCTTCCAGTGGCATTTGGCGTTTGCCATTGTCATTGACCGGTTCAATACGCCAGCGGTGCTGTGGTCATTCGCTGGCCTTTGGCTGATCTTTCTGATACAGTGGGCCGATCGGGAAATATCGGTGAAACGGATGATTGCGCTTGGAATGCTTTTCCGAGGCATCTACCTGTTGACGTTTCCCGAATTGTCGGATGATGTGTTCCGTTATCTCTGGGATGGCATGTTGACCAATGAAGGAATCTCTCCTTATGCGATTGTTCCGAATGAATGGGCGGAAGCAGGTTTAGGAGAGTCGTTCGGGCAAATGCTGCATCAACTCAATTCGCCCGATTATTATTCGGTCTATCCGCCCGTTCTGCAGAGCATTTTTGCGGCAAGTGTGTGGTTGGGCGATGGCAAGTTGCTCTCTTCTGTTATCGCGCTTCGCGGATTTGTATTAGTGGCGGAGTTCGGTTCCATGCTATTGATCTGGAAGTTGCTGCAAGCGTGGAGACTCAATACGCGGAACTTGATGCTGTATGCCTTGAATCCGTTGGTGATCATTGAGTTTGCTGGAAGTCTGCATGGAGAGGTTTTCATGGTTTTCTTCCTTTTGCTGAGTTTGTGGTTGTTGACCTCCCCCAGCCCCTTCCTTCGACAAGCTCAGGACAGGCTCTTTCCAGGAGGGGAGAAAACCCCTCTGCCTTCGGCATCTCCCCAAAGGGGAGAGTCTGGCAAGCGAGTGTTGGGTCGAAGTGTCAGTTCCCCTCCCTTTTGGGGAGGGGTTAGGGGTGGGGCTTTGTCTGCCATTGCCTTTGGCCTGAGTATAGGAACTAAGCTGTTGCCGCTGCTGTTCCTGCCGTTCTACATCAAGCGATTGGGTTGGTGGAAGACGGCAATCTATGGAGGCATCGCCATGCTTGTTACCGGGCTGCTATTCATTCCGTTCTGGACGCCAGATCTACTTGCGAATGTTTCCGCTTCGCTGAGGTTGTACTTCGCCAACTTTGAGTTCAATCCGAGTTTGTATCACCTGATCCGGTCGGTCGGGTTTTGGGTGGTCGGCTACAACATTATCGGGCAAACGGCCGTGTGGTTGCCTCGGGTGGTGCTGTTGATTATTCTGCTCATTGCCTTACTGAACAAGGAAAAGGAAATGCGCAGCTTGCCGAAGCTCATGCTGTTGGCGTGGTTCACTTATTATGCCTTTGCCACAACGGTGCACCCGTGGTACATCGCAGTTTTAGCTGCATTTCTTCCGTTTGTGAAGTATCGGTTTGCGTTGGTGTGGCTGATGCTGATACCGCTCTCGTATCACGTTTACGGAAGTACAGATTTTCACGAAAATGGATGGTTGCTGGCCGCAGAGTATGTGCCGGTTTACGTGTGGCTTGGGTTTGAATTGGGGTTGCTGCGACCGTTGCAGCGATGGTGGGCGTTGCGCAGGGCAGAAGTGAAGCGGAAGCGGTTGTTGCCGTTGTTGATGGATAGAGATTCCTCGCTACGCTCGGAAAGTCAAGAACCACTCAAGTTGTTGGAGGGAGACCCCTCACTGCGTTCGGGGAAGCAACAAGAACTGAGTGTGCTGGACATCGGTGCTGGAAATGGGGCGTTGGTGAAGTTGCTGAATGAGGAGGGAATGAAGTTGTCGGCAATCGATATTGAAGACAAAAGCCTGTTCAATGATGTGCATGTGCAGGTTTATGATGGGGCGAAGTTCCCGTTCGGAGACAGGCAGTTCGATGTGTGTCAGTTGATAACGATGCTTCATCATACCACGAATGCGGAGGAACTGGTTCGCGAAGCAAAGCGTGTTTCTCATCGCATTATCATTATGGAGGACATTTATGAGAATCCTTTTCAGAAGTACATTACGTGGTTTACGGACAGCTTGGTGAATTGGGAGTTCTTCGGACATCCGCACACCAACCGAACGGATGCGGAGTGGAGGGAACTGTTTGAAAGGAATGGGCTGGTGGTGGAGACGGTTGAGTACTACAGATTCTTGGTGTTCTTCAAGCAGGTGACGTATGTTCTATCTCACACCGAGACGCAGAGACGCGGAGAAAAATCCTGA
- a CDS encoding glycosyltransferase, with translation MILGYVLLVIYIVCLLAILVYSLAQGHLTMLYLRSKRKGETDTPELPAELPFVTVQLPVYNELYVVERLIRRVAQLDYPLDRLEIQVLDDGNDESVEVAAKLIAELRETGLDIQHIRRADRTGFKAGALAYGLEIGKGEFIAIFDADFLPEKDFLLKTLPYFQNENIGLVQTRWEHLNRNYNLLTKLLSMALDAHFTIEQRGRNSNGDFMNFNGTAGIWRRECIETSGGWSAETLTEDLDLSYRAQLKGWKMKYLEGQTSPAEIPAFIQAVRSQQYRWNKGGAEVARKNFINVMKANLPLHVKFHALFHLFNTGIFICVFLAAFVSVPLLYFMASKGLAAELMKYAAVFFLGFFLLSGFYWTTIRQRYGSAAKTTGWFILYFPIFLSLSMGLSLYNTIAVSEGYLGIRSPFIRTPKFNIVGDRTDVKQNKYMISRPPMIVLFEALLAIYFLGAIVWAVQVGYYAFLPFHLLLMLGFAGITFYSIKHSVVRV, from the coding sequence ATGATCTTGGGGTACGTTCTTCTGGTCATTTATATCGTTTGTCTGCTGGCTATTCTGGTCTACAGTTTGGCGCAAGGTCATCTGACCATGCTCTATCTCCGTTCGAAGCGAAAAGGAGAAACAGATACACCCGAATTGCCTGCGGAACTTCCTTTCGTGACTGTTCAATTACCTGTTTACAACGAGTTGTACGTGGTGGAGCGCCTCATTAGACGTGTGGCGCAATTGGACTATCCGCTGGACAGATTGGAAATCCAAGTGCTTGATGATGGAAACGATGAAAGCGTGGAAGTAGCGGCAAAGCTCATCGCTGAGCTTCGCGAAACGGGATTGGACATACAACACATCCGAAGAGCAGACCGAACGGGTTTTAAAGCAGGTGCGTTGGCTTATGGATTAGAGATTGGGAAAGGAGAATTCATCGCCATTTTCGATGCGGATTTCCTACCAGAGAAAGACTTCTTGCTAAAGACCTTGCCGTATTTTCAAAATGAGAACATCGGATTGGTGCAAACACGATGGGAGCATCTCAATCGGAATTACAACCTGCTGACCAAACTGCTGTCTATGGCGCTGGACGCGCATTTTACCATTGAGCAGCGCGGAAGGAATTCCAATGGTGATTTCATGAATTTCAATGGAACGGCTGGGATTTGGAGACGCGAATGCATTGAAACTTCTGGTGGTTGGAGTGCCGAAACGCTGACGGAAGATCTTGATCTGAGTTATCGCGCGCAGCTGAAAGGTTGGAAAATGAAGTACTTGGAAGGGCAGACTTCGCCTGCAGAGATTCCTGCATTCATTCAGGCGGTGCGCTCGCAGCAGTACCGCTGGAACAAGGGCGGGGCAGAAGTGGCGCGGAAGAATTTCATCAATGTGATGAAAGCGAATCTGCCACTGCACGTCAAGTTTCATGCGCTGTTCCACTTGTTCAATACGGGGATTTTCATCTGTGTTTTCTTGGCTGCTTTTGTGAGCGTTCCGTTGCTCTATTTCATGGCCAGTAAAGGGTTGGCTGCTGAGTTGATGAAGTACGCAGCGGTGTTCTTCCTTGGGTTCTTTCTGTTGTCGGGTTTCTATTGGACAACCATTCGGCAGCGGTACGGGTCAGCAGCTAAAACCACAGGGTGGTTCATTCTTTATTTTCCGATCTTTCTCAGTTTGTCGATGGGGCTTTCCCTGTACAATACCATTGCGGTATCGGAGGGTTACCTGGGCATCCGCTCGCCATTTATCCGAACGCCCAAGTTCAATATTGTGGGGGACCGGACCGATGTGAAACAGAACAAATACATGATATCGCGCCCACCGATGATCGTGCTGTTTGAGGCGCTGTTGGCCATCTACTTTCTGGGCGCCATTGTTTGGGCGGTGCAGGTCGGGTACTACGCGTTTCTGCCCTTTCATTTGCTGTTGATGCTCGGATTTGCGGGCATCACGTTCTACTCCATCAAGCATAGCGTGGTTCGGGTATGA